The Solea senegalensis isolate Sse05_10M linkage group LG9, IFAPA_SoseM_1, whole genome shotgun sequence genome has a segment encoding these proteins:
- the rab42b gene encoding ras-related protein Rab-42b has translation MDLTLWQYQFRIIMLGDSTVGKSSLLKRYTEDIFLESINQTVGVDFYVHFLEVEPGVRVKLQFWDTAGQERFRSVTRSYYRNSVGGMLVFDLTQRSTFDHIKDWHAEVCERVQPHKVVFALVGQKSDRDAHDERAVSREEAERLAGQLGVPYMEASAKTGHNVRESFELIARRVYQGLLSGEVQLLEGWDGVKCANTQTLHMQRAGLSQPSSASKNKKKCCD, from the exons ATGGACCTGACCCTGTGGCAGTACCAGTTCCGGATCATCATGCTGGGGGACTCCACAGTGGGCAAGTCGTCCCTGCTGAAGCGCTACACTGAGGACATCTTCCTGGAATCCATCAACCAGACGGTGGGTGTGGACTTTTACGTCCACTTCCTGGAGGTGGAGCCGGGCGTCCGTGTGAAGCTGCAGTTCTGGGACACGGCCGGACAGGAGAGGTTCAG GTCAGTGACCCGCTCCTATTACCGCAACTCGGTGGGAGGCATGCTGGTGTTCGACCTGACGCAGAGATCCACCTTTGACCACATCAAGGACTGGCACGCCGAGGTGTGCGAGCGGGTGCAGCCGCACAAGGTTGTCTTCGCCCTGGTGGGACAGAAGAGCGACAGGGACGCTCACGACGAGAGGGCGGTGAGCCGAGAGGAGGCCGAGAGACTGGCCGGACAGCTGGGCGTGCCCTACATGGAGGCCTCCGCCAAGACGGGCCACAACGTCAGGGAGTCCTTCGAGCTGATAGCCCGTCGGGTCTATCAGGGTCTTCTGAGCGGAGAGGTGCAGCTGCTGGAGGGCTGGGACGGAGTGAAGTGTGCCAACACACAGACGCTGCACATGCAGAGAGCCGGTCTGTCTCAGCCCAGCTCCGCGTCCAAGAACAAGAAGAAGTGCTGTGATTAG
- the taf12 gene encoding transcription initiation factor TFIID subunit 12, whose translation MANSTTTAVKVLGGPGPAGRTSPEGSQVLSKKKLQDLVREIDPNEQLDEDVEEMLLQIADDFIESVVTAACQLARHRKSNTLEVKDVQLHLERQWNMWIPGYGSDEIRPFKKACTTEAHKQRMALIRKTTKK comes from the exons ATGGCAAACAGCACCACAACGGCTGTCAAAGTTCTGGGGGGCCCTGGCCCTGCTGGCAGGACTAGTCCAGAAGGATctcag GTGCTCAGTAAGAAGAAGCTCCAGGACCTGGTGAGAGAGATCGACCCAAATGAACAGCTGGATGAGGATGTTGAAGAA ATGCTGTTACAAATTGCAGACGACTTCATTGAGAGCGTCGTGACGGCAGCCTGCCAACTGGCACGTCATCGCAAGTCCAACACCCTGGAGGTAAAGGACGTTCAACTACATCTAG AACGCCAGTGGAACATGTGGATTCCTGGTTACGGCTCAGATGAGATCAGGCCGTTTAAGAAGGCTTGTACCACAGAGGCACACAAACAG agaATGGCGCTGATCCGCAAGACAACCAAAAAATAA